One genomic segment of Hordeum vulgare subsp. vulgare chromosome 2H, MorexV3_pseudomolecules_assembly, whole genome shotgun sequence includes these proteins:
- the LOC123426811 gene encoding calmodulin-binding protein 60 D-like isoform X2 produces MQRQGRHMERSGSKRALDPGGSGGGGGDDERDPKRPRVPALASVIVEALKLDSLQKLCSSLEPILRRVVSEEVERALAKLGPAAAPARIEGRTSPKRIEGPNGSNLQLQFRSRLALPLFTGGKVEGEQGASIHVVLLDANTGHVVTSGPQSSAKLDVLVLEGDFNKEKDEDWTEEEFESHIVKEREGKRPLLNGDIHVTLKEGVGTIGELIFTDNSSWIRSRKFRLGMRVSSGFCDGVRIKEAKTEAFTVKDHRGELYKKHYPPALKDDVWRLEKIGKDGAFHGKLNSNGIYTVEHFLQLLVKDQQKLRSILGTGMSNKMWESLVEHAKTCVLSGKHYIYYSKDTASVGAIFNNIYEFTGLIADDQFISTENLTENQRVFADTLVKQAYDDWINVVEYDGKGLLKFKQKKKSVTTRSDVANVSTSYTSYDSAHSQKQLARGHANIERSLMSSTTKDETRIASNGNQVAIYEANPQDISPSITMQYGMSSLIPEGQFNGSSIQTQASRSSNMLAFGPPPQQPHNFEFSAFGLSMQSPAPNPFDDWPGRLQENRGGVDDCLMEEIRGRSHDMLENEEEMQHMLRILSGGAAANMNNVGGFPSYPSPVPDFNFVDDRAPSSGKAVVGWLKIKAAMRWGIFVRKKAAERRAQLVELDD; encoded by the exons ATGCAGAGGCAGGGGCGCCACATGGAGCGGTCTGGCTCCAAGCGGGCGCTAGACCCTGGCGGCAgtggcggaggcggcggcgacgacgaacgTGATCCTAAACGGCCGCGCGTCCCGGCCCTCGCCAG TGTCATTGTAGAAGCTCTCAAGTTGGACAGTTTGCAGAAGCTTTGTTCATCCCTGGAGCCGATTCTCCGAAGAGTT GTCAGCGAAGAAGTAGAGCGTGCTTTAGCCAAATTGGGACCTGCAGCAGCACCTGCTAGAATTGAAGGAAG GACCTCTCCCAAAAGAATTGAGGGCCCCAATGGTAGTAACCTCCAGCTTCAGTTTCGGAGTAGGTTAGCACTCCCACTCTTTACTGGAGGAAAAGTGGAAGGCGAGCAGGGAGCATCAATACATGTTGTGCTGTTAGATGCAAACACTGGACATGTCGTCACTTCAGGACCCCAGTCATCTGCGAAACTGGATGTTCTTGTTCTCGAGGGTGATTTTAATAAAGAGAAGGACGAGGATTGGACTGAAGAAGAATTTGAGAGCCACATTGTGAAAGAACGTGAAGGGAAGAGGCCTCTTTTAAACGGTGATATCCATGTGACACTTAAAGAAGGCGTAGGGACCATAGGAGAGCTTATCTTCACTGACAATTCCAGCTGGATAAGGAGCAGAAAATTCAGACTTGGGATGAGAGTCTCTTCAGGATTTTGTGACGGAGTTCGTATCAAAGAGGCGAAGACAGAGGCTTTTACTGTGAAAGATCACAGAGGAGAAT TGTACAAGAAACATTACCCTCCTGCGCTTAAGGATGATGTTTGGAGACTGGAAAAGATTGGAAAGGACGGTGCATTCCACGGGAAACTAAACTCAAACGGAATCTATACAGTTGAACATTTTCTTCAACTTCTTGTTAAAGATCAACAGAAGTTAAGAAGT ATCCTTGGTACTGGCATGTCAAATAAGATGTGGGAAAGTCTTGTTGAACATGCAAAAACTTGTGTTCTGAGTGGCAAACATTATATATATTACTCGAAGGATACAGCAAGTGTTGGTGCAATATTCAATAACATATATGAGTTCACTGGTTTGATTGCTGATGATCAGTTTATTTCAACGGAAAATCTTACTGAAAACCAGAGG GTGTTTGCGGATACGTTGGTGAAGCAAGCATACGATGATTGGATCAATGTTGTAGAATATGATGGCAAGGGATTGTTGAAATTTAAGCAGAAAAAGAAATCTGTCACAACAAGAAGTGATGTTGCAAATGTCTCTACAAGCTACACTTCTTATGATTCAGCGCACTCTCAGAAACAATTGGCACGAGGACATGCCAATATTGAGCGATCTCTCATGAGCAGTACGACTAAAG ACGAGACAAGAATTGCATCCAACGGGAATCAAGTAGCAATATATGAAGCCAATCCTCAGGACATTTCACCAAGTATTACCATGCAATATGGCATGAGTTCATTGATCCCTGAAGGCCAGTTCAATGGCTCTTCCATCCAAACTCAAGCATCAAGAAGCTCCAACATGCTAGCATTTGGACCTCCACCACAGCAGCCGCATAACTTCGAATTCTCAGCATTTGGTCTGTCCATGCAATCCCCAGCTCCTAATCCTTTTGATGACTGGCCTGGACGGTTGCAGGAGAACCGCGGTGGTGTTGATGACTGTCTGATGGAGGAGATAAGAGGGAGAAGCCATGACATGCTGGAGAATGAAGAAGAGATGCAACATATGCTGCGCATTCTTAGCGGCGGGGCAGCAGCAAACATGAATAATGTAGGTGGCTTTCCCTCCTACCCTTCTCCTGTACCGGACTTCAACTTCGTGGATGATCGTGCTCCCTCATCCGGTAAGGCTGTTGTTGGGTGGCTTAAGATTAAGGCTGCCATGCGGTGGGGCATCTTCGTCAGGAAGAAAGCAGCTGAGAGAAGAGCTCAGCTTGTTGAGCTGGATGACTAG
- the LOC123426811 gene encoding calmodulin-binding protein 60 D-like isoform X1 produces MQRQGRHMERSGSKRALDPGGSGGGGGDDERDPKRPRVPALASVIVEALKLDSLQKLCSSLEPILRRVVSEEVERALAKLGPAAAPARIEGRTSPKRIEGPNGSNLQLQFRSRLALPLFTGGKVEGEQGASIHVVLLDANTGHVVTSGPQSSAKLDVLVLEGDFNKEKDEDWTEEEFESHIVKEREGKRPLLNGDIHVTLKEGVGTIGELIFTDNSSWIRSRKFRLGMRVSSGFCDGVRIKEAKTEAFTVKDHRGELYKKHYPPALKDDVWRLEKIGKDGAFHGKLNSNGIYTVEHFLQLLVKDQQKLRSILGTGMSNKMWESLVEHAKTCVLSGKHYIYYSKDTASVGAIFNNIYEFTGLIADDQFISTENLTENQRVFADTLVKQAYDDWINVVEYDGKGLLKFKQKKKSVTTRSDVANVSTSYTSYDSAHSQKQLARGHANIERSLMSSTTKADETRIASNGNQVAIYEANPQDISPSITMQYGMSSLIPEGQFNGSSIQTQASRSSNMLAFGPPPQQPHNFEFSAFGLSMQSPAPNPFDDWPGRLQENRGGVDDCLMEEIRGRSHDMLENEEEMQHMLRILSGGAAANMNNVGGFPSYPSPVPDFNFVDDRAPSSGKAVVGWLKIKAAMRWGIFVRKKAAERRAQLVELDD; encoded by the exons ATGCAGAGGCAGGGGCGCCACATGGAGCGGTCTGGCTCCAAGCGGGCGCTAGACCCTGGCGGCAgtggcggaggcggcggcgacgacgaacgTGATCCTAAACGGCCGCGCGTCCCGGCCCTCGCCAG TGTCATTGTAGAAGCTCTCAAGTTGGACAGTTTGCAGAAGCTTTGTTCATCCCTGGAGCCGATTCTCCGAAGAGTT GTCAGCGAAGAAGTAGAGCGTGCTTTAGCCAAATTGGGACCTGCAGCAGCACCTGCTAGAATTGAAGGAAG GACCTCTCCCAAAAGAATTGAGGGCCCCAATGGTAGTAACCTCCAGCTTCAGTTTCGGAGTAGGTTAGCACTCCCACTCTTTACTGGAGGAAAAGTGGAAGGCGAGCAGGGAGCATCAATACATGTTGTGCTGTTAGATGCAAACACTGGACATGTCGTCACTTCAGGACCCCAGTCATCTGCGAAACTGGATGTTCTTGTTCTCGAGGGTGATTTTAATAAAGAGAAGGACGAGGATTGGACTGAAGAAGAATTTGAGAGCCACATTGTGAAAGAACGTGAAGGGAAGAGGCCTCTTTTAAACGGTGATATCCATGTGACACTTAAAGAAGGCGTAGGGACCATAGGAGAGCTTATCTTCACTGACAATTCCAGCTGGATAAGGAGCAGAAAATTCAGACTTGGGATGAGAGTCTCTTCAGGATTTTGTGACGGAGTTCGTATCAAAGAGGCGAAGACAGAGGCTTTTACTGTGAAAGATCACAGAGGAGAAT TGTACAAGAAACATTACCCTCCTGCGCTTAAGGATGATGTTTGGAGACTGGAAAAGATTGGAAAGGACGGTGCATTCCACGGGAAACTAAACTCAAACGGAATCTATACAGTTGAACATTTTCTTCAACTTCTTGTTAAAGATCAACAGAAGTTAAGAAGT ATCCTTGGTACTGGCATGTCAAATAAGATGTGGGAAAGTCTTGTTGAACATGCAAAAACTTGTGTTCTGAGTGGCAAACATTATATATATTACTCGAAGGATACAGCAAGTGTTGGTGCAATATTCAATAACATATATGAGTTCACTGGTTTGATTGCTGATGATCAGTTTATTTCAACGGAAAATCTTACTGAAAACCAGAGG GTGTTTGCGGATACGTTGGTGAAGCAAGCATACGATGATTGGATCAATGTTGTAGAATATGATGGCAAGGGATTGTTGAAATTTAAGCAGAAAAAGAAATCTGTCACAACAAGAAGTGATGTTGCAAATGTCTCTACAAGCTACACTTCTTATGATTCAGCGCACTCTCAGAAACAATTGGCACGAGGACATGCCAATATTGAGCGATCTCTCATGAGCAGTACGACTAAAG CAGACGAGACAAGAATTGCATCCAACGGGAATCAAGTAGCAATATATGAAGCCAATCCTCAGGACATTTCACCAAGTATTACCATGCAATATGGCATGAGTTCATTGATCCCTGAAGGCCAGTTCAATGGCTCTTCCATCCAAACTCAAGCATCAAGAAGCTCCAACATGCTAGCATTTGGACCTCCACCACAGCAGCCGCATAACTTCGAATTCTCAGCATTTGGTCTGTCCATGCAATCCCCAGCTCCTAATCCTTTTGATGACTGGCCTGGACGGTTGCAGGAGAACCGCGGTGGTGTTGATGACTGTCTGATGGAGGAGATAAGAGGGAGAAGCCATGACATGCTGGAGAATGAAGAAGAGATGCAACATATGCTGCGCATTCTTAGCGGCGGGGCAGCAGCAAACATGAATAATGTAGGTGGCTTTCCCTCCTACCCTTCTCCTGTACCGGACTTCAACTTCGTGGATGATCGTGCTCCCTCATCCGGTAAGGCTGTTGTTGGGTGGCTTAAGATTAAGGCTGCCATGCGGTGGGGCATCTTCGTCAGGAAGAAAGCAGCTGAGAGAAGAGCTCAGCTTGTTGAGCTGGATGACTAG